In a single window of the Anguilla rostrata isolate EN2019 chromosome 4, ASM1855537v3, whole genome shotgun sequence genome:
- the tax1bp3 gene encoding tax1-binding protein 3 — translation MSFIPGQPVAAVVQRIEINKLRQGDNLILGFSIGGGIDQDPGQNPFSEDKTDKGIYVTKVTPGGPAEVAGLMMGDKIMQVNGWDMTMVTHDQARKRLTKKNEEVVRLLVTRRSLEDAVRNSMMH, via the exons ATGTCTTTTATCCCTGGGCAGCCAGTCGCTGCTGTTGTG CAACGCATTGAGATCAACAAACTGCGTCAGGGCGACAACCTGATCCTGGGGTTCAGCATAGGAGGAGGAATAGACCAAGATCCAGGACAGAACCCTTTCTCTGAGGACAAGACCGACAAG GGTATTTATGTTACCAAGGTGACCCCAGGAGGACCGGCAGAGGTTGCAGGCCTGATGATGGGAGACAAGATAATgcag GTGAATGGGTGGGATATGACGATGGTGACTCATGACCAAGCGCGGAAGAGGCTCACCAAGAAGAACGAGGAGGTGGTGAGGCTACTGGTGACACGAAGGTCTCTGGAGGATGCTGTCCGGAATTCCATGATGCATTAA
- the cib3 gene encoding calcium and integrin-binding family member 3 — protein MGNKQTIFTAQQLDAYQDCTFFTRKEIIRLFHRYRDLAPQLIPLDYTNKPDVKVPYELIGSMPELKENPFRQRIAEVFSEDGEGNMTLDDFLDMFSVLSEMAPRDLKAYYAFKIYDFNNDDYICKSDLEKTLNKLTRNELSEDESRLVCEKVIDEADLDNDGRLSLEDFQHMIVRAPDFLSTFHIRI, from the exons ATGGGGAACAAGCAGACAATATTTACAGCACAGCAGTTAGATGCCTACCAG GACTGCACATTTTTCACCAGGAAAGAAATCATAAG ACTATTCCACCGATACCGAGACTTGGCACCACAGCTAATCCCCCTTGACTACACCAATAAGCCAGATGTTAAGGTACCATACGAGCTGATTGGCAGCATGCCGGAGCTGAAG GAAAACCCTTTCCGTCAGAGGATAGCTGAGGTTTTCTCAGAAGATGGAGAGGGCAACATGACACTGGATGACTTCCTGGACATGTTTTCTGTTCTGAGTGAAATGGCACCCAGAGATCTGAAAGCCTATTATGCTTTTAAGATTTATG ACTTCAACAATGATGACTACATCTGCAAGTCGGACCTGGAGAAGACACTGAACAAACTGACCCGCAATGAATTGTCAGAAGATGAATCGCGGCTGGTGTGTGAGAAGGTGATAGACGAGGCTGACCTGGACAACGACGGCAGGCTCTCCCTGGAGGACTTCCAGCACATGATTGTCCGCGCCCCGGATTTCCTCAG CACCTTCCACATAAGGATATAA
- the hsh2d gene encoding hematopoietic SH2 domain-containing protein homolog, with protein sequence MEGTDLQEKHDAALAWFSQFQLGCVIRNGVIPDWFHGIISRKAAEEMLLSKPAGYFLIRLSESRMGFTLSYRAEDRCRHFMIDLLKNGQYIIVGENINHRSLEDLVAFHRRVPILPFNELLTVACGQVSKDQTDYAELLFPQRKPLNPKPGAFSSNAHHNSNTGQLQPSPNMPPSPLQLLSRSVCGHSSQSVANTAVPTKFNPPGLYPYLDAEVANLTLQSPDTTNSVKPVPLPRKKLHSVNSVPLEQAPELPSRNFLLKRNEQSNGGPQQLSTPGPACSEAQPGLNCRSPTPNQQRSAGAKSVVAILTQLKRRSQAKGGAPEEHVYAELTEAELSFTAPEGSVGKEPVSEHVYQEVPGERLATETNTSPVPNAAAPAVSTDSVPEEYLTPPPFAPGY encoded by the exons ATGGAGGGCACTGATCTGCAGGAGAAGCATGATGCTGCCTTGGCCTGGTTCTCCCAGTTCCAGCTTGGCTGTGTCATCAGGAACGGAGTCATTCCCGATTGGTTCCATGGCATTATAAGCAGGAA GGCTGCAGAGGAAATGCTACTGTCCAAACCTGCAGGCTACTTCCTGATTCGTCTCAGTGAGAGCAGAATGGGCTTCACCCTGTCATATCG AGCTGAGGATCGTTGCCGCCACTTCATGATTGATCTGCTAAAGAATGGCCAGTACATCATTGTAGGGGAGAACATCAATCACAGGTCATTGGAGGACTTGGTAGCCTTCCACCGGCGTGTGCCAATTCTGCCATTCAATGAGCTGCTGACTGTTGCCTGTGGACAG GTCTCCAAAGACCAGACTGATTATGCAGAGTTACTGTTTCCCCAGAGGAAACCTCTGAATCCCAAACCTGGTGCATTTTCATCCAACGCTCATCACAATAGCAATACTGGTCAGCTACAGCCATCCCCTAACATGCCACCAAGCCCCCTACAGCTTCTTTCTAGGTCAGTCTGTGGACACTCATCTCAGAGTGTTGCAAACACTGCTGTTCCCACCAAATTTAACCCTCCAGGACTGTACCCCTATCTGGATGCTGAAGTAGCCAACCTGACTTTGCAGAGCCCAGACACA ACAAACAGTGTCAAACCAGTTCCACTGCCCAGAAAGAAACTGCACTCCGTCAACAGTGTCCCGCTGGAGCAGGCTCCAGAATTACCTTCCAGAAACTTCCTTCTAAAGAGAAATGAGCAGTCCAACGGTGGTCCCCAGCAGCTCTCGACACCCGGGCCGGCGTGCAGTGAAGCGCAGCCCGGCCTCAACTGCAGGTCTCCCACTCCCAACCAGCAGAGAAGCGCGGGTGCGAAATCAGTCGTTGCTATCTTGACGCAGCTAAAGAGAAGGTCCCAGGCGAAGGGCGGAGCCCCAGAGGAGCACGTTTACGCTGAGCTCACGGAGGCGGAGCTTTCCTTCACAGCTCCGGAGGGCAGCGTGGGAAAGGAGCCTGTCAGTGAGCACGTGTACCAGGAGGTCCCAGGGGAAAGACTGGCCACTGAGACCAACACCAGCCCTGTACCCAACGCTGCTGCCCCGGCTGTATCAACAGACAGCGTGCCGGAGGAGTACCTGACCCCTCCTCCGTTTGCTCCGGGTTACTGA